From the Roseiconus lacunae genome, one window contains:
- a CDS encoding Kelch repeat-containing protein, with protein MNVRFRLRRPVALAFLSVAAALLAGRSADAHMAWLGSTPSGDVIFWFGESPAERTYHLPERLENIDVYQSGTKEPLDMSMVGTDDLVGLKSSSAADGKGEYYATATYGLYHGMKLTYHVEHLPQQDSSQWPSEIRTDAKLQTVLRSPTKDVVEVTVLVDGKPLAASGVKLHGAHGEIKASKETDESGKVVFEAKSMTNGLNAVVVGVNKKNVEGELDGEKYVSTADYLTSTFYFEGTDAAPQTVRKPQRPTEEESSIKVTVKPSGYPDLPEELTSFGAAYLDGKIYVYGGHTGAAHSYSIDEQSNRLWCLDLNTKEASWEELPGGPRLQGLALVPYGDSLIRIGGFTAMNETGEEHQLVSQTSVSKYDPAKKAWTDLPELPEPRSSFDAAVLGDKVYVIGGWKLDGTEDGQQWHQTAYSLDLSNPETGWQALKQPPFQRRALSVAAYDGKIYAVGGMRSKRGPTTEVSVYDTDADTWTEGPSLPGGGMSGFGSSSFACSDHLFVTSMDGGLHVLANDGKSWETLTKTDPARFFHRMIPVSKKEMLMIGGANMEIGKFTEVQTIEVAGVN; from the coding sequence ATGAACGTCCGTTTTCGCCTTCGACGACCAGTCGCTCTGGCGTTTTTGTCAGTGGCGGCGGCTTTGCTGGCCGGTCGCTCGGCTGATGCGCACATGGCTTGGCTCGGATCAACACCTTCCGGTGACGTGATTTTTTGGTTCGGCGAGTCGCCCGCGGAACGCACCTACCACTTGCCCGAGCGGCTGGAGAACATCGACGTTTATCAAAGCGGCACCAAGGAACCGTTGGACATGTCGATGGTCGGTACCGACGACTTAGTCGGTTTGAAAAGCAGTTCGGCGGCCGACGGTAAGGGCGAGTACTACGCGACCGCAACTTACGGTCTCTATCACGGAATGAAGCTCACCTATCACGTCGAGCACTTGCCCCAACAAGACTCTTCACAATGGCCCAGCGAGATTCGAACCGACGCGAAGCTACAGACCGTCCTCCGCAGCCCGACCAAAGATGTCGTCGAAGTCACCGTACTGGTCGACGGCAAGCCACTGGCAGCGTCGGGTGTGAAGTTGCATGGGGCACACGGAGAAATCAAAGCGTCAAAGGAAACCGACGAATCGGGGAAGGTTGTCTTCGAAGCAAAATCCATGACCAACGGGCTGAATGCTGTCGTGGTCGGTGTCAATAAAAAGAATGTCGAAGGTGAACTCGACGGCGAAAAATATGTGAGCACGGCCGATTACCTCACCTCCACGTTTTACTTCGAAGGGACTGATGCGGCGCCTCAAACAGTTCGCAAACCACAACGTCCGACCGAAGAAGAATCTTCGATCAAAGTCACGGTCAAGCCATCCGGCTACCCCGATCTGCCCGAAGAACTGACCAGTTTTGGTGCGGCTTATCTAGACGGAAAAATCTACGTCTACGGTGGCCACACGGGCGCCGCGCACTCTTATTCAATTGATGAACAATCGAATCGCCTGTGGTGCTTGGACCTCAACACCAAGGAAGCCAGCTGGGAAGAACTACCAGGCGGCCCACGGTTGCAAGGCCTGGCACTGGTTCCCTACGGCGATTCGCTCATTCGCATCGGCGGCTTCACCGCAATGAACGAAACCGGTGAGGAACATCAACTGGTTTCTCAAACCAGCGTCAGCAAGTATGACCCCGCCAAGAAAGCGTGGACTGATCTGCCGGAACTGCCGGAACCTCGATCGTCGTTTGACGCCGCCGTTCTCGGCGACAAGGTTTACGTGATCGGAGGCTGGAAATTAGACGGTACCGAAGACGGCCAACAGTGGCATCAAACCGCATACTCACTTGACCTTTCAAATCCCGAAACCGGTTGGCAGGCTCTCAAACAACCTCCGTTCCAACGACGTGCCTTGAGCGTCGCCGCATACGATGGGAAGATTTATGCGGTCGGCGGCATGCGGTCGAAACGTGGACCGACGACCGAGGTCTCGGTTTACGACACCGACGCCGACACTTGGACCGAAGGCCCGTCGCTTCCCGGCGGTGGCATGTCCGGCTTCGGCAGTTCGTCGTTTGCATGCTCGGACCATCTCTTTGTGACATCGATGGACGGCGGGCTACATGTTCTTGCAAACGACGGCAAAAGCTGGGAAACGCTGACGAAAACCGATCCGGCACGCTTCTTTCACCGCATGATCCCTGTTTCGAAAAAAGAAATGTTGATGATCGGGGGTGCAAATATGGAAATCGGCAAGTTCACCGAAGTCCAGACGATTGAAGTGGCTGGCGTAAACTAA
- a CDS encoding methyl-accepting chemotaxis protein has translation MPQQADSSIGQVGEAVATSIEQMVETINEISSHVTQTAHQVTQTESEIASNVQSVTRLEQSSQLIVEVVETIRGLAEQTNLLALNATIESARAGEAGKGFAVVANEVKELAKQTASATDSIGETVDEIRTLIASNVESSSSLNERISSVNESMHSIAAAVEQQSATMANLNQTATMLRVD, from the coding sequence ATGCCACAACAGGCCGACAGCTCGATCGGCCAAGTCGGCGAAGCCGTCGCGACAAGCATTGAACAAATGGTTGAAACGATCAATGAGATTTCTTCACACGTCACCCAGACCGCACACCAAGTCACTCAAACAGAATCCGAGATCGCGTCGAATGTCCAATCGGTGACGCGGTTGGAACAAAGCAGCCAGTTGATTGTCGAAGTGGTCGAAACGATCCGTGGACTAGCAGAACAGACGAACTTGCTTGCTCTTAATGCGACGATCGAATCGGCGCGGGCCGGCGAAGCGGGCAAAGGATTCGCAGTTGTCGCCAATGAGGTCAAAGAGTTGGCGAAGCAGACCGCCAGCGCGACGGACAGCATCGGTGAAACAGTCGACGAAATTCGAACATTGATCGCTTCGAATGTCGAATCGTCATCCAGTTTGAACGAACGGATCAGCAGCGTAAACGAAAGCATGCACTCCATCGCCGCCGCGGTCGAACAACAGTCCGCGACGATGGCGAACCTAAACCAAACCGCGACAATGCTACGCGTCGATTGA
- a CDS encoding cryptochrome/photolyase family protein, with protein sequence MILLIFPHQLFWPHPGLRRSPNRVLLIEDSLFFGDARYPAKFHKQKLWLHRTTMRRFENRLQSEGHKVEYIGYEGPERSLLDQLTSVLDSDAIRGETLVAVDPVDFIAERRLRKACEKLEMTLELIPSPGFINSAEENQEYRDGKSRWFMADFYKWQRKRLDILVDSDGEPEGGQWSFDDENRKKIPKSLLDQIPELSTVDHDPIANDVAESIENDFASNPGRLDQLYYPTTHTEAERWLDEFLTERLDNFGPYEDAIEPRQSWLWHSVLTPALNIGLLTPNDIVRKTLSIARKQGTPLNSTEGFIRQVIGWREFMRATYEDLGVRMRTNNHWGHHRPMPECFYDGTTTVDPVDDTIKRLLQTGYCHHIERLMVLGGFMFLCELDPQEIYTWFMELFIDSYDWVMVPNVYAMSQHADGGLITTKPYFSGSSYIRKMSHYKTGPWCDIWDGLYWRWIWNHREELGKNPRWAMMCKMAEKMGDDKMNRHRETAEEFLSKLDR encoded by the coding sequence GTGATTCTGCTTATCTTTCCTCATCAACTGTTCTGGCCGCATCCGGGTTTGCGGCGGTCGCCCAATCGTGTGTTGCTGATCGAAGACAGCCTGTTTTTTGGCGATGCTCGTTACCCGGCCAAGTTTCATAAGCAGAAGCTTTGGCTTCATCGCACGACGATGCGACGCTTCGAGAATCGACTTCAATCAGAAGGCCACAAGGTTGAGTACATCGGCTACGAGGGGCCGGAGCGGTCGCTTCTCGACCAGCTCACGTCGGTACTCGATAGTGACGCAATCCGTGGCGAAACTCTGGTCGCAGTTGATCCCGTCGACTTCATCGCTGAACGACGGCTCCGAAAAGCATGCGAGAAGTTGGAGATGACGCTAGAGCTAATTCCCAGTCCAGGGTTCATCAATTCTGCTGAAGAGAATCAAGAATACCGCGACGGCAAATCACGTTGGTTCATGGCGGACTTTTACAAGTGGCAGCGGAAGCGTCTCGACATCTTGGTCGACTCCGATGGCGAGCCCGAAGGAGGCCAGTGGAGTTTTGATGATGAGAATCGAAAGAAGATTCCTAAGTCGTTGCTCGATCAAATCCCTGAATTGTCGACAGTCGATCACGACCCGATTGCCAATGACGTGGCCGAGTCTATCGAGAATGACTTTGCGTCGAACCCTGGCCGGCTGGACCAACTTTACTATCCCACCACTCACACCGAGGCGGAGCGGTGGCTGGACGAGTTTCTAACGGAACGTCTCGATAATTTTGGCCCTTACGAGGATGCGATCGAACCACGTCAGTCTTGGTTGTGGCACAGTGTGCTAACACCGGCGTTGAATATCGGCCTGCTGACGCCCAATGACATCGTCCGAAAAACATTGTCGATCGCAAGAAAGCAGGGGACGCCGCTGAATTCGACCGAAGGATTCATTCGGCAGGTGATCGGCTGGAGAGAGTTCATGCGGGCGACGTATGAAGACCTCGGCGTTCGGATGCGCACCAATAATCACTGGGGCCATCACCGGCCGATGCCAGAGTGCTTTTACGACGGTACAACAACAGTCGATCCCGTTGACGATACGATCAAGCGGCTATTGCAAACTGGTTACTGCCATCACATTGAACGGTTGATGGTTCTCGGCGGGTTTATGTTTCTCTGCGAGCTTGACCCGCAAGAAATTTACACTTGGTTCATGGAGCTTTTCATTGACAGCTACGATTGGGTCATGGTCCCCAACGTTTACGCGATGAGCCAGCACGCAGACGGAGGCCTGATCACGACGAAGCCTTATTTTTCCGGATCGTCATACATTCGAAAGATGAGCCATTATAAAACCGGTCCGTGGTGTGACATTTGGGACGGGTTGTACTGGCGGTGGATTTGGAATCACCGGGAAGAACTCGGCAAGAACCCTCGCTGGGCCATGATGTGCAAAATGGCCGAGAAGATGGGCGACGACAAAATGAATCGTCACCGTGAAACTGCGGAGGAATTCCTCAGCAAACTCGATCGCTAA
- a CDS encoding HEAT repeat domain-containing protein gives MYALKTVNPYFTMRAWKKDTELGVTDHERLKQLRSLSDQVAEMPESDQQFWAGHLERIIDNDPSAEMRFHAVQAAGSLKSSEESLRLIQKGLSDESIKVQTACCRSLGNRNEPEAVQILAQTLGSTTELDVKHSAIAALKNHQGDMPVDALRVILEDQDPATVYLAMDSLRDVMGKDHGSDPKAWIAAIDATRGPMTPGDDTGDIRFAERESRELK, from the coding sequence ATGTATGCCCTGAAAACCGTGAATCCGTACTTCACAATGCGGGCCTGGAAAAAAGACACGGAATTGGGAGTGACCGATCACGAGCGATTGAAGCAATTGCGTTCGCTGTCAGATCAAGTCGCCGAGATGCCCGAATCAGACCAGCAGTTTTGGGCTGGCCATCTAGAGCGAATCATCGACAACGACCCGAGTGCCGAAATGCGGTTTCACGCCGTCCAAGCAGCCGGCAGCCTGAAGTCATCCGAAGAGTCACTTCGCTTGATCCAAAAAGGACTGAGCGACGAAAGCATCAAGGTTCAGACCGCTTGCTGCCGCTCACTCGGGAATCGAAACGAACCCGAGGCAGTGCAGATCTTGGCCCAAACCCTTGGCAGCACGACCGAGCTAGATGTCAAACATTCAGCAATCGCCGCATTGAAAAATCACCAAGGTGACATGCCGGTCGACGCACTTCGAGTCATCTTGGAAGACCAAGATCCTGCAACGGTTTATCTGGCGATGGACAGCCTGCGAGACGTCATGGGAAAAGACCATGGCAGCGACCCCAAAGCGTGGATCGCGGCAATCGATGCCACCCGTGGACCGATGACTCCTGGCGATGATACTGGCGACATTCGCTTTGCCGAGAGAGAATCTCGCGAGCTTAAGTAG
- a CDS encoding BBP7 family outer membrane beta-barrel protein, translated as MSSSVVPVAYSEPIFDGACDAIPTGQTQWKRQRLATGPSGSFWAKAEYLYWDRTGAEFPALVTTSDSGTARVNAGTLGDFSSVIFGGSDELDGQESGGRYSIGFWWDDSQDLGVEFTYINLGDQDLSFTARSSEHAILARPFFNTDAGLEDARLLAFPNEVSGNIEINADSSFQLFDLAIRRNVSSRRGTPVYLLMGYRGGDFDESIRIADTSTSLAGATQGVSLSSTDAFQVENEFHGFRVGLANEMSLRGLPLNAIPLFRGLVLAVDGSVSVGQTNRQITISGQSVTNNGLGQSTTSNGGLLTQPTNIGQYDSDSFGTLHDVSLKLTKRIGRNLSANLGYSLYGWSNVGRAAEQIDRRVNPTQVGGGTLSGLQRPAFNEATNDFVAHGITFGASMTW; from the coding sequence GTGTCTTCCTCGGTCGTTCCAGTTGCCTACTCGGAACCGATCTTCGACGGCGCCTGCGATGCCATTCCGACAGGTCAAACCCAATGGAAACGCCAACGCTTAGCGACCGGGCCTAGCGGATCGTTTTGGGCAAAGGCGGAGTACCTGTACTGGGATCGAACCGGTGCCGAATTTCCGGCGCTCGTGACGACAAGCGACAGCGGAACGGCCCGCGTAAACGCAGGTACACTCGGCGATTTTTCGTCGGTCATCTTTGGAGGATCGGATGAATTGGACGGCCAGGAATCGGGAGGCCGATACTCGATCGGATTCTGGTGGGATGATTCTCAGGACCTTGGCGTCGAATTCACTTATATAAACCTTGGTGACCAAGACCTGAGTTTCACGGCGCGAAGCAGCGAGCATGCGATTTTGGCACGACCGTTTTTCAATACCGATGCGGGACTCGAAGACGCTCGGCTACTCGCGTTTCCAAACGAAGTTTCGGGGAACATCGAAATCAATGCCGATTCGAGTTTTCAGCTCTTCGACCTTGCGATACGCCGAAACGTGTCAAGCCGTCGTGGAACGCCGGTCTACCTACTCATGGGCTATCGTGGAGGTGATTTTGACGAATCTATTCGGATCGCTGACACCTCAACCTCCCTCGCAGGAGCGACGCAAGGTGTCTCGCTATCTTCTACAGATGCCTTTCAGGTTGAAAATGAGTTTCACGGTTTTCGAGTGGGGCTGGCCAATGAAATGTCGCTACGCGGGTTGCCGCTGAACGCCATCCCGCTGTTTCGAGGACTGGTGCTTGCGGTTGATGGATCGGTATCGGTTGGACAAACCAATCGTCAGATTACGATTTCCGGACAGTCCGTCACCAACAACGGGCTCGGTCAATCGACCACATCCAACGGCGGTTTGCTGACTCAACCGACCAACATCGGCCAATACGACAGCGATTCATTTGGGACGCTACATGATGTTTCACTGAAACTGACGAAGCGAATCGGACGGAACCTTTCGGCGAACCTCGGCTACTCACTTTACGGCTGGAGCAACGTCGGAAGAGCTGCTGAGCAAATCGACCGTCGGGTGAATCCAACGCAGGTGGGCGGTGGCACACTGAGCGGGCTGCAACGCCCGGCGTTCAACGAAGCGACGAACGATTTTGTCGCACATGGGATTACATTCGGTGCCAGCATGACTTGGTAG
- a CDS encoding YaiI/YqxD family protein → MTDCNSHDGDDSAHSSALTIWIDADACPVAIKELVYRTAQRRELKVVVVANQSIPIPKSEWIRRMTVRDGADMADHAIVASLTTGDIVIADDVPLAARAIEKGGLVITSRGDLYDERNIHNRLATRDLLEQLRLSGVETSGPKPFSKKDSQAFANQLDRILTKALKQRSSAGE, encoded by the coding sequence GTGACTGATTGCAATTCTCACGACGGCGACGACTCGGCACATTCCTCGGCATTGACAATCTGGATCGATGCTGACGCATGCCCGGTCGCGATCAAGGAGCTGGTGTACCGGACGGCACAGCGGCGGGAATTAAAAGTCGTCGTGGTTGCGAATCAGTCGATCCCGATTCCAAAGTCCGAGTGGATTCGCCGCATGACCGTCCGCGACGGCGCCGATATGGCCGACCATGCGATTGTCGCATCATTGACCACTGGCGACATCGTGATCGCGGATGATGTTCCCCTTGCCGCTCGGGCGATCGAGAAAGGCGGATTGGTTATCACCAGCCGCGGCGACCTTTATGACGAACGCAATATCCACAATCGTCTCGCCACGCGCGATCTCCTCGAACAGCTCAGGCTTTCAGGCGTGGAAACGTCCGGCCCAAAGCCGTTCAGTAAAAAGGATTCCCAAGCGTTCGCCAATCAGCTCGATCGAATCCTGACGAAGGCACTCAAACAAAGGAGCTCGGCGGGGGAGTAG
- a CDS encoding dienelactone hydrolase family protein, producing MCDQDHFENDLKRYSRRDMGSMAAAAGVGAAMFLPAVANAAEVDDQDVTIDTPDGSCDAYFVAPTSGDHAAVLIWPDIFGLRPAFRQMGKRLAENGYSVLVVNPFYRIQKAPTADKGANTPIPEIRPLARSLTPETQSTDANAFITWLDKQPQVDTSKKVGTTGYCMGGPIVMRTAAAVPGRVGAACTFHGGGLVTNQDDSPHLLIPKMEAQFLIAIAENDDERDPESKTVLKEAFADANLKAEIEVYPAGHGWCPPDTRVHNPEQAEKAWSRMLALFEKTLA from the coding sequence ATGTGCGATCAAGATCATTTCGAAAACGACCTAAAACGTTACTCGCGACGCGACATGGGATCGATGGCCGCGGCCGCCGGCGTCGGCGCTGCGATGTTTCTACCGGCTGTGGCGAACGCCGCCGAAGTCGACGACCAAGACGTGACAATCGATACACCCGATGGCAGTTGTGACGCCTATTTCGTGGCGCCCACCTCGGGGGATCACGCAGCGGTTTTGATCTGGCCAGATATCTTTGGACTACGCCCCGCGTTTCGTCAGATGGGCAAGCGTCTTGCCGAGAATGGCTATAGCGTCTTGGTCGTCAATCCGTTCTACCGGATACAGAAAGCGCCGACGGCAGACAAGGGAGCCAACACTCCGATCCCCGAAATCCGACCGCTTGCGAGATCGTTAACGCCCGAAACTCAATCGACTGATGCAAACGCATTCATCACTTGGTTGGACAAGCAACCACAAGTGGACACGTCAAAGAAAGTTGGCACGACTGGGTACTGCATGGGAGGCCCAATCGTAATGAGAACCGCGGCCGCTGTGCCAGGTCGCGTCGGAGCGGCGTGCACGTTCCACGGTGGTGGCCTGGTAACCAATCAAGACGACAGCCCCCACTTGTTGATTCCCAAAATGGAAGCACAGTTCTTGATCGCGATCGCTGAAAACGATGACGAGCGTGACCCGGAATCAAAGACTGTCCTCAAGGAAGCATTCGCGGACGCCAACTTGAAAGCTGAAATCGAAGTGTATCCTGCGGGACACGGCTGGTGCCCGCCCGACACCCGGGTCCACAATCCAGAACAAGCCGAGAAAGCTTGGTCTCGGATGTTGGCACTTTTTGAGAAAACGCTGGCTTAG
- a CDS encoding Gfo/Idh/MocA family protein: protein MNHESALNRRQTLGIVGGAAVSGLHSTVFANETSAAKPRIKIGQIGTSHAHAIGKLQAIEKFPETFELVGVVEPNRDRREQLKNHEAFKNVRWMSEKELLATDGLQAVAVETEVAQLVPTAMRCLQAGMHLHLDKPAGESLSACREMHRLAEKQSRTIQMGYMLRYNPAFQFAKRVASEGWLGKITEINGMMGKLINDAGRKDLARYEGGGMFELACHLIDQVVWLLGKPTHVESFVRRTYPEKDSFADNQLAVLEYDDALVTIRCNHIDPMGGPRRSFSITGTEGTFAIEPLEPHPKAQLGLARPRENFRKGFQEVSFDRPSGRYDAEFLDLAKVIRGEKKLAWDGDHDVATHEAVLRASGVL, encoded by the coding sequence ATGAATCACGAATCAGCACTGAATCGTCGCCAGACACTCGGAATCGTTGGCGGTGCCGCCGTGTCTGGCTTGCATTCAACTGTCTTTGCCAACGAGACTTCCGCGGCGAAACCACGAATCAAGATCGGCCAGATTGGCACCAGCCATGCCCATGCGATCGGCAAGTTACAAGCCATTGAGAAGTTTCCTGAGACATTCGAATTGGTGGGTGTCGTCGAGCCGAACCGGGATCGACGGGAGCAATTAAAAAATCACGAAGCGTTTAAGAACGTTCGCTGGATGAGCGAGAAAGAGCTGCTCGCCACGGACGGTCTGCAAGCCGTCGCGGTGGAAACCGAAGTCGCACAACTGGTGCCGACCGCGATGCGATGTCTGCAGGCGGGAATGCATCTTCACTTGGACAAGCCCGCAGGTGAATCGCTGTCAGCTTGTCGAGAAATGCATCGTTTGGCCGAAAAGCAATCGCGTACGATTCAGATGGGCTACATGCTGCGATACAACCCGGCATTCCAATTCGCCAAACGCGTCGCTTCAGAAGGTTGGCTTGGCAAAATCACCGAAATTAACGGAATGATGGGAAAGCTGATCAACGACGCGGGCCGAAAAGACTTAGCCCGTTATGAAGGCGGAGGCATGTTTGAACTGGCGTGCCATCTGATCGATCAAGTCGTTTGGTTACTTGGAAAACCAACGCACGTCGAGTCTTTCGTCCGGCGTACCTACCCAGAAAAAGATTCGTTCGCCGACAACCAGTTGGCAGTCTTGGAATACGACGATGCGCTGGTGACCATTCGTTGTAACCATATCGATCCCATGGGCGGACCTCGTCGATCGTTCTCGATTACAGGGACGGAAGGCACCTTCGCGATTGAGCCGCTTGAGCCACACCCCAAAGCACAATTGGGTTTGGCTCGACCTCGCGAGAATTTTCGGAAAGGGTTTCAAGAAGTCAGTTTTGATCGACCGTCTGGTCGCTACGACGCCGAATTCTTGGACCTCGCAAAAGTCATACGCGGCGAAAAAAAACTTGCCTGGGACGGCGATCATGACGTCGCAACGCACGAAGCGGTCCTTCGCGCTAGTGGCGTGCTATAG